The stretch of DNA AACCTGCGTCTAGTTGATTTATCCAACAACAGAATATCTGGTCACATTCCTACCTGGCTGTTGAATAATCCTGAACTTGAAGTATTACAGTTGCAGAATAATGTATTCACTACCTTTCAGATGCCTACAATAGTGCATAATAAGTTGCAGTTCTTGGATTTTTCAGCGAATAATATTACAGGACTATTCCCTGATAATATTGGTCGTGCACTTCCAAATCTGGTACGAATGAATGGCTCCAATAATGAGTTCCAAGGGCATTTTCCATCGTCTATTGGTGAGATGAAGAATATTTCATTCTTGGACCTGTCTTATAATAACTTCTCTGGGAAGCTACCTAGAAGCTTTCTCAAGGGTTGTTTTTCACTAAAACAACTGAAGCTCTCTCACAACAAACTCAGTGGCCTTTTTCTTCCAAGAGAAACAAGCTTCACTTCACTGAAAGAGTTGAGAATGGATAACAACTTATTTAGTGGAGAGATCGGAGTTGGTTTGCTTAGCTCCAACAAAACATTGTCAACTCTTGACATGTCCAACAACCGTCTCGTGGGTGCTATTCCAAGTTGGATAACTAACTTATCTACTTTGAGTACGTTATTGATATCAAACAATTTCTTAGAAGGCACAACACCACCCTCTTTGCTAACCATGCCCTCTATTTCGCTTCTTGACCTGTCTGGAAACCAATTATCTGGAGTTTTGCCTTCACATGTCGGTGGGGATTTTGGGGTACAATTGTTCCTAAGCGACAACAACTTCACCGGGCCGATTCCAGACACGTTCTTGGAACGTGTCAGAATACTTGATCTACGGTACAATAAAATCTCTGGTAGTATCCCACAGTTTGTCAATACCGAGAACATCAAAATTCTTTTGTTGAAGGGGAACAATTTAACAGGATCTATTCCAAGGCAGCTGTGTGATTTGAGCAACGTTAGACTTTTAGATCTTTCTGATAACCATCTCAACGGTGTCATACCTTCATGCctttataatttatcatttgGACCAGAAGGATACATTTCGGAGATAGGTGTATCATATTCGGAAATCTGTAAGTTCAAATTTTACAAATCTACATTTGTGAATGAGAAATTCTGTGTAGAATCCTATGGTTTTGAAGAAGTTGAAATCAAGTTTTCAACAAAGCAAAGGTATGAATCTTATTTTGGAGCATCAGTTGAGTTCACTGGTGCCATACTTGATCGTATGTATGGGATGGATCTGTCAAGCAATGAGTTAAGTGGTGTTATCCCAGCAGAGCTTGGAGATCTCCCACAACTTCGAGTCATGAACTTATCTCACAATTTCTTGTCAAGTTCAATACCATCAAACTTCTCCAAACTGAAAGATATTGAGAGCCTTGATCTTTCACATAACAAGTTGCAAGGAAGTATTCCTCAACAGCTAACTAGCCTTACTTCTCTTGCTGTCTTCGACGTGTCTTACAACAATTTGTCAGGGATCGTTCCACAAGGAAAGCAGTTCAATACCTTTAATGAGAAAAGTTACATAGGCAATCCTCTTCTTTGTGGACCTACGACGACCAAGAAAAGTTGTGAGGCTACTAAGAGCTCAAACGAAGCAG from Camelina sativa cultivar DH55 chromosome 9, Cs, whole genome shotgun sequence encodes:
- the LOC104714011 gene encoding leucine-rich repeat receptor-like protein kinase PEPR2, with amino-acid sequence MERKLFLGQYLIWMILLLEQLHGCKSCIEKERKTLLELKKLLELKVSRSFITSWDDVLTTWTNDTKSDCCQWEYIECNRISGRIIGISIGFYNTDGPFPINGLENLTKLELLKLGGRGFNGKILELMNLTTLKRLSLQGNSFSGAIHAVCKMKNLEELDLGTNHFAGELPLCLGSLNKLRVLDLSSNQFSGNLPSSFSSLKSLEYLSLSDNNFSGLFSLSPLANLTKLKVLKLSSKSEMVQVETEATWQPQFQLSVVVLRVCSLEKIPSFLVYQKNLRLVDLSNNRISGHIPTWLLNNPELEVLQLQNNVFTTFQMPTIVHNKLQFLDFSANNITGLFPDNIGRALPNLVRMNGSNNEFQGHFPSSIGEMKNISFLDLSYNNFSGKLPRSFLKGCFSLKQLKLSHNKLSGLFLPRETSFTSLKELRMDNNLFSGEIGVGLLSSNKTLSTLDMSNNRLVGAIPSWITNLSTLSTLLISNNFLEGTTPPSLLTMPSISLLDLSGNQLSGVLPSHVGGDFGVQLFLSDNNFTGPIPDTFLERVRILDLRYNKISGSIPQFVNTENIKILLLKGNNLTGSIPRQLCDLSNVRLLDLSDNHLNGVIPSCLYNLSFGPEGYISEIGVSYSEICKFKFYKSTFVNEKFCVESYGFEEVEIKFSTKQRYESYFGASVEFTGAILDRMYGMDLSSNELSGVIPAELGDLPQLRVMNLSHNFLSSSIPSNFSKLKDIESLDLSHNKLQGSIPQQLTSLTSLAVFDVSYNNLSGIVPQGKQFNTFNEKSYIGNPLLCGPTTTKKSCEATKSSNEADDDGGEEKDDEAVIDVVVFYYSAASTCVTALIGVLVVMCFDSPCRRAWLRIVDASISSAKRMLP